A genome region from Pseudorca crassidens isolate mPseCra1 chromosome 20, mPseCra1.hap1, whole genome shotgun sequence includes the following:
- the KLHDC4 gene encoding kelch domain-containing protein 4 isoform X4 — MVAWKRQLILFGGFHESTRDYIYYNDLYAFNLDAFTWSRLSPSGTGPTPRSGCQMTVTAQGSIVIYGGYSKQRVRKDVDRGTQHSDMFLLKAEEGREGRWAWTRVNPSGAKPTPRSGFSVAVAPNHQTLLFGGVCDDEEDESLEGHFLSDLHFYDPVRNRWFAGQLKGPKVEKRRRRRGRRGEPGDSSKQELKGTRAQEPLQVARELVAEDGTVATIQQGLAARGPAGEPESDDSDDGPSEAAVPAVEPSARSSAMLAVKHGRLYLYGGMFEAGDRQVTLSDLYCLDLHKMEEWTVLVEMDPESQEWLEETDSEEDSDEVKGAEGGGESEDDEDSGEEAREQRPSAAPGEPFADSLPRTEQ; from the exons AGATTACATCTATTACAATGACCTGTATGCCTTCAACCTGGACGCTTTCACGTGGAGCAGGCTGTCCCCGTCCGGGACTGGGCCCACACCCAGGTCAGGCTGCCAGATGACCGTCACCGCCCAGGGCAGCATCGTCATCTACGGGGGCTACTCGAAGCAG AGAGTCAGGAAGGATGTGGACAGAGGTACCCAGCACTCCGACATGTTCCTGCTGAAGgctgaggagggaagagaag GCAGATGGGCCTGGACTCGGGTCAACCCTTCCGGAGCCAAGCCCACCCCAAGGTCCGGCTTCTCGGTGGCTGTGGCCCCGAACCATCAGACGCTGCtgtttgggggtgtgtgtgacgATGAGGAGGACGAGAGCCTGGAGGGCCACTTCCTCAGTGACCTGCACTTCTACGACCCCGTCAGGAACCGCTGGTTCGCGGGGCAGCTGAAG GGGCCCAAGGTGGAGAAGAGGAGGCGCAGGCGGGGCAGAAGAGGGGAGCCCGGGGATTCCAGCAAGCAGGAACTGAAGGGGACCCGGGCGCAGGAGCCCCTGCAGGTGGCCAGAGAGCTGGTGGCAGAGGACGGGACCGTGGCCACCATCCAGCAGGGGCTCGCTGCCCGGGGCCCGGCGGGAGAGCCCGAGTCCGACGACAGCGACGATGGCCCCAGCGAGGCGGCGGTCCCTGCGGTGGAGCCGAGCGCCCGCTCCAGCGCCATGCTGGCCGTGAAGCACGGGCGCCTCTACCTCTATGGGGGCATGTTTGAGGCTGGCGACCGCCAGGTCACCCTCAGCGACCTGTACTGCCTCGACCTCCACAAGATGGAGGAGTGGACCGTCCTGGTGGAGATGGATCCAG AATCTCAGGAGTGGCTGGAGGAGACGGACTCGGAGGAGGACAGCGACGAGGTCAAGGGCGCCGAGGGCGGCGGGGAGAGTGAAGATGACGAGGACAGCGGTGAGGAGGCCAGGG AGCAACGCCCCTCGGCGGCGCCCGGTGAGCCGTTCGCAGACTCCCTGCCCAGGACCGAGCAGTAG